Below is a window of Candidatus Limnocylindrales bacterium DNA.
GCTCGCGGCCACTGCCGCGCGATCGCCTCCTCCGACGCCAGTTTTTCGGCTGCTACCGATCGATCATCTTTCGCCAGCACGTCGCGATGTGGTCGCGGATCGCAGTCAGCGTCTCGTCGGTGAGCTGCGCGGCGGTTGTGAGGTCGGGCGGCTTCGGCCACGCAGCGTCGGCGATGGTCGCGCCGGCAATGGTGCGCGGCTCGGCATGGCGTGGAACGACGTGAAAGTGCACGTGCGGGTCCACCATCATCAACATGAGGTAGTTGATCCTGTCGTAGTGGACCAGCGAAGCCAGGTTCGCTTCGATGTCGGCCGTAATGGTCTTGAGCTCGGTGAAGGCGGCTTCGGAGATCGCGGAGAAGGCGCCGACGTCATCCTTGCAGGCCAGGACGAGGCAGCCCGCAGTGACCTGCTTCGGCCGCAGGAGGACGACCCAGTGGTCGTAGTCGGCGATGAGGGTTGTCGGGTAGCCGAATTTCTCGATAGTCGCGTTCATGCCGAGCATCCCTGCCTCGGTGCACGTTTCCATGCCAGCGCGCGTCGGATGGGCGCGGCGGCTGCACGCGGTGGTGCCTCCGCTGCCGCGTCTGGGACTGCTAGCGCGACGCTCTCAGGCCGCTCCCGGGCTCGAGGCGTCGCCGCTTGGCAGCGATCGGACGAAGTGCGCGAACTCGCCCGGCCGCTCGATCAACCAGTCGTGGCTACCGCGCGGCGAGATGAGGGTTGCGGCGTGAGGAATGAGCTCTCGCGCACGGAGCATGCTGTCGAGGAAGGATGTCGTCTTGTCGCGAGCGCCCCAGGCGATCAGCGTTGGGACCTGCACGCGCAGTCCGTATGCGCTCCAGTCGGCGTCGATCGAGGCCCGGGCGTGCGTCAGGAAGCTGCGCGTGTGCGCTGCCAGATTGCGCAGCAGGTGCGGCGTGCCGGCCACCGTAACGCCCGGCTCGTCCAGCGCGTCCATCGCCCGCCGCGCAATCATGTTCAGATAGGACATGCGCGGCTGGAAGCCGACCGGGTCGGCCAGGATGAGCTGGGAGAGCCGCGACGGCCGCAGGCTCGCCAGAAGCAGCGCCGGCATCGCCGAGTTGGAGTGTGCGATGACGATGGGCCGTCTCAGCCCCGCCGTGTCCAGGAAGGAGTCCAGCCACTCCATGTACTGCTCAAAACTCCAGGGCGCCGGCACGGGCGCCGACAGGCCTGAGCCCGGCGCATCGGCAGCCACGACGTGGAAACCCGACAACGCCTCGATCAGGCCGGCGTAGGTGTGGCCGCGGATCAGCGGGCTCGGGAAGAGAAAGACGTCGGGCCCACGGCCGGCCTCGAGCCAATGCTCGGGACCGTCGGCGGTGGTGGTGAGATGCGCGCGGATCATCCGGGGTGCGCGGGAGCGTCCCGCGCCAAGGGGCTTCCAGGACGGCGGCGGCAGTCGATAGATGGCCGGTCGAGAGATTGGCAGCAACCGCCCGCCGCGCTGCATCGGTATTTTGCCCGCGCCGTCCATCCTCTGTATAAGCGCCGGCTGTTCCCCGGTAGCTCAGTCGGTAGAGCGGGTGGCTGTTAACCACCATGTCGCTGGTTCGAGTCCGGCCCGGGGAGCCATCTTCTAAGTGGGCGGAATGTCTCTAAAACCCCGACCGGTCGATGCCGGTCGGGGTTTCTGCTTTCTGCGCAGCGACTTTAGGATCGAGGCGGCGGGTGGGTGTTAAACGATGGCGCCCGTTAGCAGCCCGGCCCGGCTCAGAGTTGGTTGTCGTCTGGCTCTCAGAACGGTTTCGGGCAGAGAGACGGCGCGCGTTTAACAGGCGCGACCATTGACCTACTCGAAGA
It encodes the following:
- a CDS encoding alpha/beta fold hydrolase, yielding MIRAHLTTTADGPEHWLEAGRGPDVFLFPSPLIRGHTYAGLIEALSGFHVVAADAPGSGLSAPVPAPWSFEQYMEWLDSFLDTAGLRRPIVIAHSNSAMPALLLASLRPSRLSQLILADPVGFQPRMSYLNMIARRAMDALDEPGVTVAGTPHLLRNLAAHTRSFLTHARASIDADWSAYGLRVQVPTLIAWGARDKTTSFLDSMLRARELIPHAATLISPRGSHDWLIERPGEFAHFVRSLPSGDASSPGAA